A portion of the Pseudomonas synxantha BG33R genome contains these proteins:
- a CDS encoding ABC transporter substrate-binding protein: MQSRHLKLLAAATLTAWSLTAGLAQAAGVLTIGCREDSTTFDPIKSAQNRDTWVFANVYDTLVRVDNLGTKMEPGLAESWDISKDGLTYTFKLREAKFSDGSPITAADAAFSLLRIRDNKASLWSDPFSLINTAKASDAKTLVVTLKTPAVAFLSQLASPTVSILSEKAMTTMGEDAYSENPVTSGAFTVQEWRKGDRVILKKNPDFWQANNVSLDGVEWVSVTDDNTRMRMVQNNELDTAIFVPFSRVEELKKDKNVVIHADPSTREDHLLINHEHGLLAKPQVRQALDMAIDKQSLVKTATYGQGTVAYSYIPKGSLYHYANNLQRPYDPTEARKLLEEAGAKDLKLNYVVNAGNEADEQIAVIIKDQLAKVGVTANLQKVDPTQSWQMLVDGEYDISVMYWTNDILDPDQKTTFVLGHDTNQNYMTRYRNDKVKALVAAARVEADPAKREQMYVELQKLAKQDVNWIDLYYSPYINISRKNVSNFLQNPLGRFTLEEVVKN; the protein is encoded by the coding sequence ATGCAATCGCGCCACTTGAAGTTGCTCGCCGCCGCTACGCTGACCGCCTGGTCGCTGACCGCAGGCCTGGCCCAGGCCGCCGGTGTCCTCACCATCGGCTGCCGTGAAGACAGCACCACCTTTGACCCGATCAAAAGCGCGCAAAACCGCGACACTTGGGTATTTGCCAACGTCTACGACACCCTGGTGCGCGTGGATAACCTGGGCACCAAGATGGAACCGGGCCTGGCCGAAAGCTGGGACATTTCCAAAGACGGCCTGACGTATACCTTCAAACTGCGCGAAGCGAAGTTCTCCGACGGCTCGCCGATCACCGCTGCCGATGCGGCGTTCAGCCTGCTGCGCATTCGTGACAACAAGGCGTCGTTGTGGAGCGATCCGTTCAGCCTGATCAACACCGCCAAGGCCAGCGATGCGAAGACCCTGGTGGTCACTCTGAAAACCCCGGCGGTGGCCTTCCTCTCGCAACTGGCGTCGCCGACGGTGTCGATCCTGTCGGAAAAAGCCATGACCACGATGGGCGAAGACGCCTACTCGGAAAACCCGGTGACGTCCGGTGCGTTTACCGTGCAAGAGTGGCGCAAGGGCGACCGGGTGATCCTGAAGAAGAACCCGGATTTCTGGCAGGCCAATAACGTCAGTCTCGACGGCGTGGAATGGGTGTCGGTGACCGACGACAACACCCGTATGCGCATGGTGCAGAACAACGAACTCGACACGGCGATCTTCGTACCGTTCTCGCGGGTCGAAGAGCTGAAGAAAGACAAGAACGTGGTGATCCACGCCGACCCGTCTACCCGTGAAGATCACTTGTTGATCAACCACGAGCACGGTTTGCTCGCCAAGCCGCAGGTGCGCCAGGCATTGGACATGGCCATCGACAAACAATCGCTGGTGAAAACCGCTACTTACGGTCAAGGCACCGTGGCGTATTCCTACATTCCCAAAGGCTCGCTGTACCACTACGCCAACAACCTGCAACGTCCTTATGACCCGACTGAGGCCAGGAAACTGCTGGAAGAGGCCGGTGCCAAGGACTTGAAGCTCAACTACGTGGTCAACGCCGGCAACGAGGCCGACGAGCAGATTGCGGTGATCATCAAGGACCAGTTGGCCAAGGTCGGCGTCACCGCCAACCTGCAAAAGGTCGACCCGACCCAAAGCTGGCAGATGCTGGTGGACGGTGAGTACGATATTTCGGTGATGTACTGGACCAACGACATCCTCGACCCGGACCAGAAAACCACCTTCGTGCTGGGCCACGACACCAACCAGAACTACATGACCCGCTACAGGAACGACAAGGTCAAGGCGCTGGTAGCTGCGGCGCGAGTCGAGGCAGACCCGGCCAAGCGTGAGCAGATGTATGTCGAGTTGCAGAAACTGGCGAAACAGGATGTGAACTGGATTGACCTGTACTACAGCCCGTACATCAATATTTCACGCAAGAATGTGAGTAACTTCCTGCAGAACCCGCTGGGGCGCTTCACCTTGGAGGAAGTGGTCAAAAACTGA
- a CDS encoding ABC transporter permease — MNLARYRFVLSRPLQLLPVLFGISLITFVLVRSIPGDPARALLGSRSTPDALLKIRAQFGLDQPLWLQYFYFLKNLLKGDLGQSLLYKVDALKLIVTRIEPTLMLVLGSVALALLIAVPLATVAARHKGGWADNLIRVFTTVGLGMPAFWLGLMLILLLSVQWGLFPVSGYGRTWLDKAHHMVLPCLTIALALSAVLVRNLRASMLMELQADHVTAARARGLSEAAVFRRHVLPNSLVPAVNLLAVNIGWLISGTVVIESLFAIPGIGQLLVRGIFTRDYMVVQGVAMVLACATVVVNFVADIVTVALDPRVKMQ, encoded by the coding sequence ATGAACCTGGCGCGTTACCGTTTTGTCCTGTCCCGGCCGTTGCAACTGCTGCCGGTGCTGTTTGGCATCAGCCTGATCACTTTTGTGTTGGTGCGCTCGATCCCCGGCGACCCAGCGCGGGCTTTGCTTGGCTCGCGCAGTACGCCGGATGCGCTGCTGAAAATCCGTGCCCAGTTCGGCCTCGACCAGCCCTTGTGGCTGCAATACTTCTACTTCCTGAAAAACCTGCTCAAGGGCGACCTCGGCCAATCGCTGCTGTACAAGGTCGACGCGCTGAAACTGATCGTTACCCGCATCGAGCCGACGCTGATGCTGGTGCTGGGCAGCGTGGCCCTGGCGTTGCTGATCGCGGTGCCGCTGGCGACAGTAGCGGCGCGTCACAAAGGCGGTTGGGCGGACAACCTGATCCGCGTTTTCACCACGGTCGGCCTGGGGATGCCGGCGTTCTGGCTGGGCTTGATGCTGATCCTGCTGCTGAGCGTGCAATGGGGCCTGTTCCCGGTGTCTGGCTATGGGCGGACCTGGCTGGACAAGGCCCACCATATGGTGTTGCCGTGCCTGACCATCGCCCTGGCGCTTTCGGCGGTGCTGGTGCGCAACCTGCGGGCGAGTATGTTGATGGAGCTGCAGGCCGATCATGTCACCGCCGCCCGGGCCCGAGGCTTGTCCGAGGCTGCGGTGTTTCGTCGGCATGTACTGCCTAACTCCCTGGTGCCGGCCGTCAACCTGCTGGCGGTCAACATCGGCTGGCTGATCAGCGGTACGGTGGTCATCGAAAGCCTGTTTGCGATTCCGGGCATCGGCCAATTGCTGGTGCGCGGTATTTTCACCCGTGACTACATGGTGGTGCAGGGCGTGGCGATGGTGCTGGCCTGTGCCACGGTGGTGGTCAACTTCGTCGCCGACATAGTGACGGTAGCGCTCGACCCACGGGTGAAGATGCAATGA
- a CDS encoding ABC transporter ATP-binding protein produces MSLLQVRDLSVIANNSGRDVTLVDRVSFDLAEGEILGLVGESGSGKTMACRGLMRLLPSPGLRVQGGAVRLAGQDLLQLNDAGMRAVRGGQLGMIFQNPSSHLDPLMRIGEQIAEGIRLHQGATKKDARTQAIEVLRQVGIPDPQARVDNYPHEFSGGMRQRAMIAVALGCNPKVLIADEPTTALDVTVQAQILRLLLDLRDQRGLSIIMITHDLGVVAQTCDSIAVMYAGRLCEHGSKYELLARPQHPYTAGLIDCQPAHSSGHALLRTIPGQPPLLDALPEGCRFNPRCPQAGALCAELLPQGARVACHYPLGGRP; encoded by the coding sequence GTGAGCCTGCTGCAAGTGCGCGACCTCAGCGTGATCGCCAACAACAGCGGGCGTGATGTCACCTTGGTAGATCGTGTGTCCTTTGACCTGGCCGAAGGTGAGATTCTCGGCCTGGTGGGTGAGAGCGGGTCGGGCAAGACCATGGCCTGCCGCGGCTTGATGCGCCTGCTGCCATCGCCCGGCCTGCGTGTGCAAGGTGGCGCCGTACGCCTGGCCGGCCAGGACCTGCTGCAACTGAATGACGCCGGTATGCGCGCCGTGCGGGGCGGGCAACTGGGCATGATCTTCCAGAACCCCAGCAGCCACCTGGATCCGCTGATGCGCATTGGCGAGCAGATCGCCGAGGGCATCCGCCTGCATCAAGGTGCTACAAAAAAGGACGCGCGCACGCAGGCTATCGAGGTATTGCGCCAGGTCGGAATCCCGGACCCGCAGGCGCGGGTCGACAACTATCCCCATGAGTTTTCCGGCGGTATGCGCCAGCGCGCGATGATCGCTGTGGCCCTGGGCTGCAACCCGAAAGTGCTGATTGCCGACGAGCCGACCACGGCTCTGGATGTGACGGTGCAGGCGCAAATCCTGCGCCTGTTGCTCGACCTGCGTGACCAGCGTGGCCTGTCGATCATCATGATCACCCATGACCTGGGCGTGGTCGCGCAAACCTGCGACTCCATCGCGGTGATGTACGCTGGGCGCCTGTGCGAGCACGGCAGCAAATACGAACTGCTGGCGCGTCCACAGCATCCGTACACCGCTGGGCTGATCGACTGCCAGCCGGCCCACAGCAGCGGTCATGCCTTGTTGCGCACCATCCCTGGCCAGCCGCCGTTGCTCGATGCCTTGCCTGAAGGTTGCCGCTTTAATCCGCGTTGCCCGCAGGCCGGGGCCTTATGCGCCGAGCTGTTGCCCCAAGGCGCACGCGTGGCCTGTCACTATCCGTTGGGAGGGCGACCATGA
- a CDS encoding nucleobase:cation symporter-2 family protein: MTIPKASPQRPEDENLGVAANMAYGLQHVLTMYGGIVAVPLIVGQAAGLSPADIGLLIAASLFAGGLATLLQTLGLPFFGCQLPLVQGVSFAGVATMVAIVGSDGAGGIPAILGAVMAASLIGLLITPVFSRITKFFPPLVTGIVITTIGLTLMPVAARWAMGGNSRAADFGSMSNVGLAALTLVLVLLLSKIGSATISRLSILLAMVIGTIIAVLLGMADFSSVTQGPMFGFPTPFHFGMPTFHVAAIISMCIVVMVTLVETSADILAVGEIIDTKVDSKRLGNGLRADMLSSMFAPIFGSFTQSAFAQNVGLVAVTGVKSRFVVATGGVFLVVLGLLPFMGRVIAAVPTSVLGGAGIVLFGTVAASGIRTLSKVDYRNNMNLIIVATSIGFGMIPIAAPSFYDQFPSWFATIFHSGISSSAIMAILLNLAFNHFTAGNSDQQSVFVAGTERSLCFRDVAALRDGDYYRGGKLFDAEGKEIPLVADTSKKAAKPETTEV; encoded by the coding sequence ATGACTATCCCGAAGGCGTCACCGCAGCGGCCCGAAGATGAAAATCTGGGCGTTGCCGCCAACATGGCTTACGGCCTGCAGCATGTACTCACCATGTACGGCGGCATCGTCGCCGTGCCGTTGATCGTCGGCCAGGCCGCCGGGTTGTCGCCGGCGGATATTGGTCTGTTGATTGCCGCGTCGTTATTTGCCGGTGGCTTGGCCACGTTGCTGCAAACCCTTGGCCTGCCGTTCTTCGGCTGTCAGTTGCCACTGGTGCAGGGCGTGTCGTTCGCGGGTGTGGCGACCATGGTGGCGATTGTTGGCAGCGACGGGGCGGGAGGTATTCCGGCAATTCTCGGTGCGGTGATGGCCGCGTCGTTGATCGGCCTGTTGATCACCCCGGTGTTTTCACGCATTACCAAATTTTTTCCGCCACTGGTGACCGGCATCGTGATCACCACTATCGGTCTGACTCTGATGCCAGTGGCTGCGCGCTGGGCCATGGGCGGCAACAGCCGTGCGGCGGATTTCGGCAGTATGTCGAATGTCGGCCTCGCGGCCCTGACTCTGGTGCTGGTGCTGCTATTGAGCAAAATCGGCAGCGCTACCATCTCGCGTTTGTCTATCCTGCTGGCAATGGTGATCGGCACAATAATCGCCGTACTGCTTGGCATGGCTGACTTCTCCAGCGTCACGCAAGGGCCGATGTTTGGCTTTCCTACACCTTTCCACTTTGGTATGCCGACCTTTCATGTGGCCGCGATCATTTCCATGTGCATCGTGGTGATGGTGACGCTGGTGGAAACCTCGGCGGACATCCTCGCGGTGGGCGAGATCATCGACACCAAGGTTGACTCCAAGCGCCTGGGCAATGGCCTGCGCGCCGACATGCTGTCGAGTATGTTCGCGCCGATCTTCGGTTCGTTCACCCAAAGCGCGTTCGCCCAGAACGTCGGCCTGGTGGCGGTGACCGGGGTGAAGAGCCGCTTTGTGGTGGCCACCGGCGGGGTGTTCCTGGTGGTGCTGGGCCTGTTGCCCTTTATGGGGCGGGTGATCGCGGCGGTGCCCACCTCGGTGCTGGGTGGCGCGGGGATCGTGTTGTTCGGCACGGTCGCGGCCAGTGGCATTCGTACGCTGTCCAAGGTGGATTACCGCAACAACATGAACCTGATCATCGTTGCCACGTCCATCGGCTTTGGCATGATCCCCATCGCCGCGCCGAGCTTTTACGATCAGTTCCCGAGCTGGTTCGCGACCATCTTCCACTCGGGCATCAGTTCGTCGGCGATCATGGCGATCCTGCTGAACCTGGCGTTCAACCACTTCACCGCGGGTAACTCGGACCAGCAGTCAGTGTTTGTGGCGGGGACTGAGCGTAGTTTGTGCTTTCGCGATGTGGCCGCGTTGCGTGATGGGGATTACTACCGGGGTGGGAAGTTGTTTGATGCTGAAGGTAAGGAGATTCCCCTGGTAGCGGATACCTCGAAGAAAGCTGCAAAACCCGAAACCACTGAGGTCTAA
- a CDS encoding proline iminopeptidase-family hydrolase, whose protein sequence is MEFIEKVREGFAPFGAYQTWYRVTGDLGTGRTPLVIIHGGPGCTHDYVDAFKDVAASGHAVIHYDQLGNGRSTHLPHKDPSFWTIGLFLDELNNLLDHLQISEDYAILGQSWGGMLGSEHAILQPKGLRAFIPANSPTCMRTWVSEANRLRKLLPEGVHETLLKHEQAGTYQDPEYLAASRIFYDQHVCRVNPWPEEVARTFAQVDADPTVYHAMSGPTEFHVIGSLKDWNVIGRLDAIKVPTLVISGRHDEATPLVVKPFLDEIANVRWALFEDSSHMPHVEERQACMGTVVKFLDEVCSMPHKARKAG, encoded by the coding sequence ATGGAATTCATCGAAAAAGTTCGCGAAGGCTTCGCACCCTTTGGCGCCTACCAGACCTGGTATCGCGTCACCGGTGACCTGGGCACGGGCCGCACGCCGCTGGTGATCATCCATGGCGGCCCGGGCTGCACCCACGATTACGTCGATGCCTTCAAGGATGTCGCCGCCAGCGGCCACGCGGTGATCCACTATGACCAACTGGGCAACGGTCGCTCCACGCACCTGCCCCACAAAGATCCTTCGTTCTGGACCATCGGCCTGTTCCTCGACGAGTTGAACAACCTGCTGGACCACCTGCAGATCAGCGAGGACTACGCGATCCTCGGTCAATCCTGGGGCGGTATGCTGGGCAGCGAACACGCGATCTTGCAGCCCAAGGGCCTGCGCGCGTTTATCCCCGCCAACTCACCGACCTGTATGCGCACCTGGGTCAGCGAAGCCAATCGCCTGCGTAAACTGCTGCCCGAAGGCGTGCACGAAACCCTGCTCAAACATGAACAGGCCGGCACTTATCAAGACCCGGAATACCTGGCGGCCTCGCGGATTTTCTATGACCAGCACGTGTGCCGGGTCAACCCATGGCCCGAGGAAGTGGCGCGCACCTTTGCCCAGGTCGACGCAGACCCGACGGTGTACCACGCCATGAGCGGCCCGACTGAATTCCACGTAATCGGCAGCTTGAAGGACTGGAACGTGATTGGCCGCCTGGACGCGATCAAAGTGCCGACCCTGGTGATTTCCGGTAGGCATGACGAAGCCACACCGCTGGTGGTAAAGCCGTTTCTGGATGAGATCGCAAACGTGCGCTGGGCACTGTTTGAAGACTCCAGCCACATGCCCCATGTGGAAGAACGCCAGGCGTGCATGGGGACCGTGGTGAAGTTTCTGGATGAGGTGTGTTCAATGCCGCACAAAGCCCGCAAGGCTGGCTAG
- the punC gene encoding purine nucleoside transporter PunC, producing MKNSFGFTWYLAGLSMLGYLAMDMYLPAFGAMGEQLNIGAGAVGASLSIFLAGFAVGQLVWGPLSDRLGRKPILLAGLSLFVLGCLGMFWVETTPQLLALRFIQAIGVCAAAVSWQALVIDRYPADKAHRVFASIMPLMSLSPALAPLLGAMVLNHFGWQAIFGVLLVVSLLLLLPTLFLRSLPKRVEHKGGPTRLGYGQLLTSRVFTGNVMIFAACSASFFAWLTASPFILGGMGYSPNDIGLSYVLPTLAFLVGGYSCRSALQHLAGKTLLPWLLGAYCLSMVALYLVATLSVPTLTTLLIPFCLMALCNGASYPIVVANALMPFAENSGKAAALQNTLQLGLCFLASLLVSSMIEQPLMITVIVMLATAPLAVLGYWLARPKRNTSELASA from the coding sequence ATGAAAAATTCTTTTGGTTTTACCTGGTATCTGGCGGGGCTGAGTATGCTCGGCTATCTCGCCATGGACATGTACTTGCCGGCGTTTGGCGCCATGGGCGAGCAGTTGAATATTGGTGCTGGCGCGGTGGGCGCCAGCTTGAGCATTTTTCTCGCCGGCTTTGCGGTGGGGCAGTTGGTGTGGGGGCCGCTCTCGGACCGCTTGGGGCGCAAACCCATCCTGCTTGCCGGCCTGAGCCTGTTTGTGCTCGGTTGCCTGGGCATGTTCTGGGTCGAGACCACCCCACAACTGCTGGCGCTGCGCTTTATACAGGCGATTGGCGTGTGTGCCGCAGCCGTGAGCTGGCAGGCATTGGTGATTGATCGCTACCCGGCCGACAAGGCCCATCGCGTCTTCGCCAGCATCATGCCATTGATGTCGCTGTCGCCGGCTCTTGCACCGTTGTTGGGCGCCATGGTGTTGAATCACTTTGGCTGGCAGGCGATCTTCGGCGTGTTGCTGGTGGTCTCGCTATTGCTGCTGTTGCCGACCTTGTTCCTGCGTAGTCTGCCCAAGCGTGTGGAGCACAAGGGCGGACCCACGCGTCTGGGGTACGGACAGTTGCTCACCTCGCGGGTGTTTACCGGCAACGTGATGATTTTCGCCGCCTGTTCGGCCAGCTTCTTCGCATGGCTCACGGCCTCGCCGTTCATCCTCGGCGGCATGGGCTACAGCCCGAATGACATCGGCCTGAGCTACGTACTGCCGACCCTGGCGTTTCTCGTTGGCGGCTACAGTTGCCGCAGCGCCTTGCAGCACCTGGCGGGCAAAACCCTGTTGCCGTGGTTGCTGGGCGCCTATTGCCTGAGCATGGTGGCGCTGTACCTGGTGGCCACCTTGAGCGTGCCGACCCTGACCACCTTACTGATTCCGTTCTGCCTGATGGCGCTGTGCAACGGCGCCAGCTACCCGATCGTGGTGGCGAATGCGCTGATGCCGTTTGCAGAAAACTCCGGCAAGGCCGCGGCCCTGCAAAACACCCTGCAACTGGGCCTGTGCTTCCTGGCCAGCTTGTTGGTGTCGTCGATGATCGAGCAACCGCTGATGATCACGGTGATTGTGATGTTGGCGACGGCGCCGCTGGCGGTGTTGGGGTATTGGCTGGCACGGCCGAAGCGCAATACTTCCGAACTGGCCAGCGCCTGA
- a CDS encoding ABC transporter ATP-binding protein produces the protein MSLLQIKDLEVRFAASGSGLFGLNKQWVRAVNGVSLNLAAGETLGLVGESGSGKSTLGRAILHLNPISAGQVLFDGIDMAHGSAIDIARLRHETAMIFQDPYAALNPRHSIGETLAEVLRVQRKVAVEQIPTRVNELLELVGLRPELAGRKPGSLSGGQCQRVGIARALAVEPRLIIADECVAALDVSIQGQIINLLLELQQRMNLAILFIAHDLAIVRRLCDRVAVMYLGKIVEEGPVEAVFTTPRHPYTAALIEAIPEIDPHRPLPAHPLPGEPPSPLNLPTGCAFHPRCRYAQAVCSAVLPPTHFLHEHRYSCVLEEPLP, from the coding sequence ATGAGCCTGTTGCAGATCAAGGACCTGGAGGTACGTTTTGCCGCGTCCGGCAGTGGCCTGTTCGGTTTGAACAAGCAGTGGGTGAGGGCGGTGAACGGGGTGTCGCTGAACCTTGCCGCCGGTGAAACCCTCGGCTTGGTGGGCGAGTCCGGCAGCGGCAAGAGCACCCTGGGCCGGGCGATTTTGCACCTCAACCCGATCAGCGCCGGCCAGGTGCTGTTTGACGGTATCGATATGGCTCACGGCAGCGCCATCGACATCGCCCGCCTGCGCCATGAAACCGCGATGATTTTCCAGGACCCGTACGCCGCGCTGAACCCCCGGCACAGTATCGGCGAAACCCTCGCCGAGGTGTTGCGCGTGCAGCGCAAGGTGGCTGTGGAGCAGATCCCGACACGCGTCAACGAGCTGCTGGAACTGGTGGGCCTGCGCCCCGAGTTGGCCGGGCGCAAACCGGGCTCCCTCAGCGGCGGCCAATGCCAGCGCGTCGGCATCGCCCGGGCACTGGCGGTGGAGCCGCGCCTGATCATTGCCGATGAATGCGTGGCCGCGCTGGATGTGTCGATCCAGGGCCAGATCATCAACTTGCTGCTGGAACTGCAACAACGCATGAACCTGGCGATCCTGTTTATCGCCCATGACCTGGCCATCGTGCGGCGCCTGTGCGACCGCGTGGCGGTGATGTACCTGGGCAAGATCGTCGAAGAAGGGCCGGTGGAAGCGGTGTTCACCACGCCGCGTCATCCGTACACGGCGGCGTTGATCGAGGCGATTCCCGAGATTGACCCGCATCGGCCGTTGCCCGCGCATCCCTTGCCGGGTGAGCCACCCAGTCCACTGAATCTGCCTACAGGCTGTGCGTTTCACCCGCGTTGCCGGTATGCGCAAGCCGTGTGTTCCGCGGTGTTGCCGCCGACCCATTTCCTGCACGAGCATCGGTACAGTTGCGTGCTTGAAGAACCTTTGCCTTGA
- a CDS encoding LuxR family transcriptional regulator has protein sequence MLAKLTAFNNRLMPGRSLDEQMDNTFILAQQLGFDALVYDYTPVPIDLNGTLITPSVLQLRNTPPDWHALWCSEGFYQIDPVQHLALSTVSPFVWSYEAKTETALQKIIDPCHAPVSSYLHERELTCGVSVPIHLPRGGFASLTGLRTGKARTVLKDAQHTLADFSLITHALQEAAYPLFSKELRAYPHIHLTKRERECLKWAADGLTAAEIATKLSRSLAVVTLHLASAMHKLGAKNRVQAVVRATHYRLLEG, from the coding sequence ATGCTGGCCAAGCTGACCGCCTTCAATAATCGCCTCATGCCGGGCAGGAGCCTGGATGAACAGATGGACAATACGTTTATTCTTGCCCAACAACTGGGCTTCGATGCGCTGGTGTACGACTACACGCCGGTGCCCATCGACCTCAATGGCACACTGATTACCCCCTCGGTGTTGCAACTGCGCAACACACCGCCCGACTGGCACGCCTTATGGTGCAGCGAAGGGTTTTACCAGATCGACCCGGTGCAGCACCTGGCGTTGAGCACGGTATCGCCGTTTGTCTGGTCCTATGAAGCGAAAACCGAGACCGCCCTGCAAAAGATCATCGACCCGTGCCACGCCCCCGTTTCCTCGTACCTGCACGAACGTGAACTGACCTGCGGCGTCAGCGTGCCCATTCACTTGCCCCGTGGTGGCTTCGCATCGCTGACCGGCCTGCGCACCGGCAAGGCGCGCACGGTGTTGAAGGACGCACAGCACACATTGGCCGACTTCAGCCTGATTACCCACGCCCTGCAGGAAGCGGCTTACCCGTTGTTCAGCAAGGAACTGCGCGCCTACCCGCACATCCACCTGACCAAGCGCGAACGCGAATGCCTGAAATGGGCCGCCGATGGGCTGACCGCCGCCGAAATCGCCACCAAACTGAGCCGCTCCCTGGCAGTCGTCACCCTGCACCTGGCCTCGGCCATGCACAAGCTGGGGGCCAAGAACCGCGTCCAAGCGGTGGTGCGGGCCACCCATTACCGCTTGCTGGAAGGTTGA
- a CDS encoding ABC transporter permease: MSSRPLIAPWRLRLRFGFRNGRLTAAWGLLILLTWLALALFAPWIAPFDPIAQNTDMSLLAPSLAHPLGTDNYGRDVLSRVIWGARIDLQLAIVGVIFPFIIGTFVGAVSGYVGGRFDSFCMRVIDVVLAFPFLVLMLAIMAILGPGLQSFYIAMALVGWVSYARLIRSQILVLKESEFALAAKSLGFGHGRILFRHLLPNALFGSIVFSMSDAVLVLLNGAAVSYLGLGVQPPTAEWGTMVAEGQAFITTAWWICTFPGLAIVTLAMGFSLLADGVAQVLGDRS, translated from the coding sequence ATGAGCAGCCGCCCACTGATTGCACCCTGGCGCTTGCGCCTGCGCTTTGGCTTTCGCAATGGCCGCCTGACCGCCGCCTGGGGCCTACTGATCCTGTTGACGTGGCTGGCCCTGGCGCTGTTTGCGCCGTGGATCGCACCGTTTGACCCCATCGCGCAAAACACCGACATGAGTTTGCTGGCGCCCAGCCTTGCCCATCCGCTGGGTACCGACAATTACGGCCGGGATGTGTTATCGCGGGTGATCTGGGGCGCGCGCATCGACCTGCAACTGGCGATTGTCGGGGTGATCTTCCCGTTCATCATCGGCACTTTCGTCGGCGCGGTGTCCGGTTATGTGGGTGGGCGTTTCGACAGTTTCTGTATGCGCGTGATCGATGTGGTGCTGGCGTTCCCGTTCCTGGTGCTGATGCTGGCGATCATGGCCATTCTGGGGCCTGGCTTGCAGAGCTTTTATATCGCCATGGCACTGGTGGGCTGGGTGTCGTATGCGCGGTTGATTCGCTCGCAGATCCTGGTGCTCAAGGAAAGCGAGTTTGCCCTGGCCGCCAAGAGCCTGGGGTTTGGCCATGGGCGCATTCTGTTCCGGCATTTGCTGCCCAATGCCCTGTTTGGCTCCATCGTGTTTTCCATGTCTGACGCGGTGCTGGTGTTGCTCAACGGCGCCGCCGTGAGTTACCTGGGCCTGGGCGTGCAACCGCCTACTGCGGAGTGGGGGACGATGGTGGCCGAGGGGCAAGCCTTTATCACCACGGCCTGGTGGATCTGCACCTTCCCGGGGTTGGCCATTGTGACCCTGGCCATGGGCTTTAGCCTGTTGGCCGACGGTGTCGCGCAAGTGTTGGGGGACCGCTCGTGA
- a CDS encoding proline iminopeptidase-family hydrolase codes for MWREIAPDQQYNVQVDGHNLVVYSFGEGDEVLLCLNGGPGLPCDYLRDAHGWLKAHNLRVVAFDQLGTGASARPTDVALWEIRRYVEEVETVRQALGLGRVHLLGHSWGGWLGIEYAIHYPDALKSLILENTVGDIPHLSQELERLRGALGSETVAMMQRHEAMGALDHPQYQAAITLLNYRHVCRLDEWPEPLKRSLGDWNMGPYATMQGPNEFLYIGNLKDWNRLKEMAEFRMPILITTGQHDELTPACAMRMKLAATHAELHVFPNSSHMPFYEEPQAYFPVLLDFLARHRG; via the coding sequence ATGTGGCGTGAAATTGCCCCCGACCAGCAGTACAACGTACAAGTCGACGGCCATAACCTCGTGGTCTACAGCTTTGGCGAAGGCGATGAAGTGCTGCTGTGTCTCAACGGCGGCCCAGGCCTGCCGTGTGACTATCTGCGTGACGCTCATGGCTGGCTCAAAGCGCATAACCTGCGAGTGGTTGCATTCGACCAGCTTGGCACGGGCGCATCAGCCAGACCGACCGATGTTGCGCTGTGGGAAATCCGCCGTTATGTCGAGGAAGTCGAGACCGTGCGCCAAGCCCTGGGCCTGGGCCGCGTGCATTTGCTCGGGCATTCCTGGGGCGGTTGGCTCGGTATCGAATACGCCATCCATTATCCCGATGCGCTGAAAAGCCTGATCCTGGAAAACACCGTCGGCGACATTCCTCATCTGTCCCAGGAACTCGAACGCCTGCGTGGCGCCCTGGGCAGCGAAACCGTGGCCATGATGCAGCGCCACGAAGCCATGGGCGCCCTCGACCACCCGCAATATCAGGCCGCCATCACCTTGCTCAACTACCGCCATGTGTGCCGCCTCGACGAGTGGCCGGAGCCGCTCAAACGCTCCCTGGGCGACTGGAACATGGGGCCCTACGCAACCATGCAGGGCCCCAACGAGTTCCTTTATATCGGCAACCTCAAGGACTGGAACCGCCTCAAGGAGATGGCTGAATTCCGGATGCCGATCCTGATCACGACCGGCCAGCACGACGAACTGACCCCCGCCTGCGCCATGCGCATGAAGCTGGCCGCCACACACGCCGAACTGCACGTATTCCCCAATAGCAGCCATATGCCGTTTTATGAAGAACCTCAAGCGTACTTCCCGGTGCTGCTGGACTTTCTCGCTCGCCACCGAGGCTGA